The Candidatus Manganitrophaceae bacterium genomic sequence AACCATGTAACAAGATCGGAGATCACCCTCTCTCGACCCACCTCATTAAAAATTTCATGAAAAAATCCTTCATACCATACTAATCGTTTTTCTATGATTTTCAAGTGGTCAAATATGGTCTGGGCACCCTCCGGTCGGACTATCCGGTCCGCTCTTCCCTGCAGGATGAGTGTCGGGATGATGATCTTGCCGACAGAACTTCTGAGATAGTCATTCATCTTTCTAAATTCAACGTAAAACCGGGGTGTCGCCTTTGTCTGGACAAACTGATCTTTATTGAAGGCGATATCGACCTCAGGGTCGTGACTTTTTTTCCCATCCAGACTCGGATAATGCATCGGCAGGGTAGGTAAGAGACAGTTCAACAAGCGAACCAGCTTTTCAAGTGCCCAGGGGAGAACAAGCACATCAAATGCGGGGGCGGACAAGACGAGGCCGTCGGCTTCATGAGGAAAATCAACACAAAATGTGGCGGAAATTAATCCTCCCAGACTATGACCGATCAGAAAGACCTTGGCTGAAGGATGGCTTAAGCGCACAAAGGTGATCACCGCCTTGATATCATGAAGATAGTCGCTGTAGCGATCAACATGGCCTCGCT encodes the following:
- a CDS encoding alpha/beta hydrolase, with the translated sequence MMSDSPLSFHLERGSIQSGDIPLAFQSVLPEDPKALLIIVHGISEHKGRYLCLQNDLASAGFGSYAYDQRGFGHSGGKRGHVDRYSDYLHDIKAVITFVRLSHPSAKVFLIGHSLGGLISATFCVDFPHEADGLVLSAPAFDVLVLPWALEKLVRLLNCLLPTLPMHYPSLDGKKSHDPEVDIAFNKDQFVQTKATPRFYVEFRKMNDYLRSSVGKIIIPTLILQGRADRIVRPEGAQTIFDHLKIIEKRLVWYEGFFHEIFNEVGRERVISDLVTWLKGTIDGVSEETVVSD